The Streptococcus sp. oral taxon 431 nucleotide sequence TCAAATCTTTGATTGATTTTGGTTGTTGATTGTCATGGTAGAACCAACCTGAACGAATAGAAACGTCTGCTTCACCGACAGAGTACATATCTCCTTCTGGATCTCCATGGTTGAGATAGTCATTCTTCACATCGTCAGTGATTTTAGCTTTCTTAACCTTATGCCAAACTGGATCTCCAGCGATACCACGTTCATTACCGATCCAACGGACACTTGTCGGTTGTGCAGAGAAGATAGCGATATCTCCTTCAGCTTCCTTGATGTACTTGAACCATTCGTCAAAGGTGTAGGTTACTTTTTGAGCTCCACTACCACGCGCACCGTCCATCCAGACTTCGATAAATTTACCATTGTTTCCGTATTTAGGATTCCCAAGGATTTCCTTGAGTTGGTTGAGATAGTATTCGTTATACTCTTTTTCAGTTGAAACATGATATTTAGGGTTATTAGCATCCCATGGTGATAGGTAAACACCCATATTCATGTCATACTTAGTTGCTGATTTAGAGATTTCTTCGAGAAGGTCACCCTTACCGTCTTTCCATGGACTTGCAGCCACCGTATGGTCTGTATATTTAGATGGATAAATCACAAAACCGTCGTGGTGTTTGACAACCATGATTGTTCGTTTGAACCCGGCATCCTTCAAAGTCTTAATCCACTGGTCTGTATCAAGGTTAGTTGGATTAAAGTTTTGAGGATTTTCTCTACCATTTCCCCACTCAGAGTTGGTGTAGGTATTCATTCCATAGTGGATGAAGGCAGCCAATTCTTCCTTGTGGTAGTCCAACTGAGCCTTGCTTGGAAGTGGTCCATAATTTCCAATTTCTGTTTCTTCGTCTTTTGGATCCACTACTGGAGTTGCAGGAGTTACTGGTTTTGGATCTTCAATTTTTTCGTATTCAAAAATAACTTGGTTCACTCCTTTATGTTGGATTGTTGCTTCTTGGCTTGCATTTACTGCACGGTAGCCTGTAATTTCTTTAGCTTGGAATCTGTGAACAAAGGAAACTTCATATTCTTTACCATCGTTATTATCCACAGTTGCAGTTGCTAATTCTTGGTCTGTACCTTTCAAACGATAATGAACGTCAAAGGAACCTTTATTGACCTTATAAACCACCTTGATGACACGAGTTCCTGCAGGAGCCTTGCTCACAACGCTATAATCATCTTCCCAAGCATCTTTTAGCTGTTTATTGACAGCTTTGCCATCAATTGATACAATCTCATATTTGTCTTTATTCTTCTTGAAGAAGTCAGTCTTTTCAATTTCTGTTTTATAGTTATAGTCGAACTGAGTTCCAACTTCCGTCTTTTCAACAAAAGTATCGTTTTCTTTGACTGGATTATCATTTTGGTCTAGGTGTTCGACAACAACTCGTCCATAATCAACACCTTCAAGAAGAGTCGCTACACCACTTTCATCGAAGGAATATTTGTTTTCACCTATTACAGCTGTCTTATTTCTGAGCATTTCTCCCTCTGGAGTAAAGTAATAACGATTGCCGTTGTCGCCTTGATACCAGCCTTTAACACCGTATTTATCAATGATTTCTTTGACCCATGCCAATTGTTCTGGTGAGAGGACAAGCCCTCCTCCAAAGCGATCTTTTTCAGCAATGTTCGCATTATCAACAGTACCACGTTGGTGGATCCCAATGACCTTACCATCACCGTTAATAATTCCACCACCAGAAAGACCAGAAACAGAAGTCAAACGATAGGTAACACCTACAGCTCCATTTTCATCGTACTTTTCAGTATCTCTAACGACACCGTCTGCCTTATACAATTGACCAGGAACAATTGGTTCCTTCAATTCTGGAGAAGTTGAATCTGTAGGATAGCCAATTGTGCTCACTGGTTCTCCAGCTTTGTATTCCCGATGATCTGCTAGAGGAGTAAAGGTAGCCGCCTTATTTGGACTTGCAATTGAAAGTGGAACTGGAGCTACAACCAAGGCTAAGTCATTCTTATAACCTTCACCGAATTTTTCTTTATTCCAGAAATGAATATCCTTTTCCTTGAACAAAATAGTGTTCCCTGAAGTTGGTAAAGAATTATTCTTAGCAGTATTTGAACCTACATTGTAGTAGAACTTAGCCGTATCACCACCACGGATAGAACCAGCATTAGTATCCGCATCCTTGACCAAGAAGTTGTGCGCCACTGTCAAGATGACATTAGGAGCAACAAAGATACCTGAACCTGAGTTAAGGTATCGCTGACTACCTCCATTGGCCAAAGGTGAGCTAAAGATTGAATAAACCATAGTAGCAGATGTTGCTGGTTGACCTTCATAATTGATGCGCTTAAGGTCTTGTCCACCATTGATAATGGCTCTATTTTCTTTTCCAGCTTCAGATGGAGTTTCTTCCTTCGCTTTTAAGATACTTTCAGTCTCTACTTGTGGACTATCTTTTTCTGATACAATAGCTGCAGTATCCACTTTTTTCACTGGAGTATCAGGATAGGCACGGTCAGGGATTTCTTCAGGGAGTAAATCGCCAGCCACTTCAGCAGTTTTCCCTTCCTCTGCCACTTTCTCGACAGCAGGTTCTGTTTTTTCAGTTACTTCTTCTTTAACTGCTTCTTCTTTTTCATGATCTACATCTGCCACTTCTTTTGCTTGACTATCTACTTCAAGTTTTGGTTCTGTCACAAGTTCACTAGCCGCAACATTACCAGATGCAAAAAAAGCAAGACCGACTGCGACAGAAGCAACACCAACAGTCAGTTTACGAATACTAAATATTCTACCTTTTTCTAAAAAATATTGTTTCATCAAATACTCCTAATCTTCTAGAGCAGTCAGCTACTGCCCGAGCCCAGTGTAATCTGGCGACAATTTTTGTTTGATTCCCTAGCTTAAAATTCTTTCCCTGAGCTATTTATTTTGAGTAAATATAAGATTGTAGAAATCGCTTACATTTTTAAAAAATAAAATAATGCTTCCATTAGCAAGAATTTTTCTAGAGTTTTCGCATTATTATAAATATACTATGTTATATTAAAAAATGCAAGGGTTTTCAAAGTTTTAACTAGATTTTTACTAAATGATTATTTTACTTTTTATGACTAAAAAATCCTAAATTGGCAAGGCCAACTTAGGATTGTTTTGTTTTGAAGTGATAGTAGGCTCCAAGCATACCTGCAGTATTTTGATGACGCGCAAATTCTAATCTTGTTTTTTCCGCTAAGCTCGGAACAAGCGCATCTTTCAGAGCTGTACGAATTTTCGGTTTCAAAATCGCTTCTTGCCCCATAATACCACCACCTAGTATAACAACCTCTGGATTGGCAACATAACAGATGTTAGCAAGACCTTTCCCAAGATAGTCTACCATACGGTCAATGCCCTCCATACAGAGTTTATTGCCTTCTGTAGCTTCTTTGAAAATTCTGCGACCATTCCAATGAGCCACTTCCTCATCATGAGCCTTGGCTACATACTCAACCAAGGCAGTTGTAGAAGCTAAATCTTGGAAAGCCCCATCCTGCATATGCATATAGCCAACTTCACAGGCAGAATTACTAAATCCATGGAAAATCTGGCCATCAATGATTAAACAACCACCGATACCTGTTCCGATGGTCAAACAAAGCGTTATTCCTGCACCTTTTCCAGATCCAGAAACCGCTTCTGCTAGCCCTGCGCAGTTGACATCATTCTCAATTTCACAAGGAATGTTAAAGCTTTCTTCAATTTCCTTTTTAAATTGAGTTCCGGCATAATTTGGAATCTGTGGACCAGCGTAGAAAATCTCACCCTTATCAGGATCAACCATTCCCGCCGAGGAAATGGCTACACCTGATACTGGTCCTTTTTCTAGATAGCTAGCTACGATAGCTTTTGTTTTTTGTAAAATGTGTGGACCACCCTTGTGAGCCTCAGTCGCTACTTCGTGAGACTCTACAAGTTGTCCATCCTGATCAATTAAACCATATTTGATATTAGTTCCACCAATATCAATTGCAACGTAATTAGTCATAAAATCTCCTATTGATTAGAGGAAACGCTCCTTAGTTTCACGAATCAATGCCGCAGCTGCTTCTACAACTGGACGATCTTCTTCGGTCACTGGTGTAAGTGGAGAACGAACTGATCCGATATTAAGTCCTTCATTGATTTTCAAGACTTCTTTGATAACGCCGTACATATTTCCATGAGCTGCAGTCAATTTACCGATGATAGCGTTGATAGCATATTGCAATTCACGCGCTGTTTCTAGGTCTTTATCTGCAATCAATTGGTTGAGTTTCAAGAAGAGTTCTGGCATAGCACCATAAGTACCACCGATACCAGCTTTTGCACCCATGAGACGTCCACCTAGGAATTGTTCGTCTGGACCATTAAAGACGATATGATCATCACCACCAAGACTAACAAAAGTTTGGATATCTTGAACTGGCATTGAAGAATTTTTAACACCAATGACACGTGGGTTTTTCAACATTTCTGTGTAAAGACTTGGAGTCAAGGCAACACCTGCCAATTGAGGAATGTTGTAGATAACGTAGTCTGTATTTGGTGCCGCTGCACTAATGTCGTTCCAGTATTTAGCAACTGAGTACTCAGGCAAACGGAAGTAAATTGGTGGGATTGTTGCAATAGCATCTACTCCCAAGCTTTCAGCATGGCGAGCAAGTTCGATACTGTCTTTAGTATTGTTGCAAGCCACATGAGCAATGATGGTCAATTTACCTTTAGCAACTGCCATGACTTCTTCCAAGATCAATTTGCGGTCCTCTACGCTTTGGTAGATACATTCACCTGAAGAACCGTTGACATAAAGCCCCTGAACACCTTTATCAATGAAGTATTGCACCAAGGCACGAGTACGTTCTGGGCTTACTTCACCCGCATCATCATAACATGCGTAGAAGGCAGGAATGACACCTTCATATTTTTTTAAATCTGACATAGATTTCTCCTAAAATTTCTTATTTTCTGCTCTTGGCAGATGATTTTTTACTATTTTAGTATACACCTTGTGAAAAGCGCTTTCAATACATCTTAGCCACTTAGATTTTAATTTCTATTCATCTCCCATAGCTTTTCTTGTTTGAAAGTAGTTTCATATCATTTTCAATCTGCTTGATATTTAGCAAACAATTTTTCCATTAATCCAGCTTGGCAAAAAGCAAGAAGGCCAAAGCCAAAAAGTAGAAATGCTGAACCACCAAGCACTAGAGTGAAGCCTGATAGATAGAGAAGCATCATGATTAATAAAATAATTGCAAACATCAAGAAGAACCACACGAAGTTAAAGCTGACCAAAAGCAAGCCCTTTTGAAGAACTTCTTTCCAAGTCAAGTCATATCGTGCTGCAATTGGATAACTAGCCAACATAACTAGGGTTAAAAATATCAGTATTCCCAAGCAAATGGCTTTAATGAGCTGGAAGCCTAGGCTGGTTTGACTCCAGAATAGAGATAAGTCAACAACGCTAATCAGAAAAATTCCAAGTTCCAACAAACCTAACTGGAGACCTAATTTCAAATTTTGCTTAAAGGCTCTTATATACGTTTTAAAAACAGGAACACGACGACTACTCTTAACTTCGAAGATTGTCTGATAGAGACTAATTTTTGCTACTCCGATTGTCACAATAGGCAAACAAGACACAACAAAGAGTAGGTTAACCGTCACGATATCTAAAACCTTCTCACAAAATCGCATAAGAAAGTTATCCGTATCAAATGCCGCTTTTATCAATCCAGATCCTTTATGTGCCATTGTTTGCTCCTCCTAACTGACTAATCGATTAAAATTTTAAATAAGTATTTGCGAACTTTATCTTCCATACCTGCATAGCCATTAGGCTGATGAGGTTCACCTGGGAAAAAGACTGCAAAATTGTGATATCCCAACAAGAGTGGGTATTGTTCATGACAATGGACAAAGCCAATATCGCTGGCTTCATCAAAGGCTACAGCCTCATCTTTGATGCGAGAACCATAGCTAGAGTACTCATGCCCTTCAACCAACAAATGCAAATCTGCATATTTTTTATGATGCTCAAAGAGATCATTTTCCTCTTGGTTAAGAACATTTTCCTGTACAACTAAGAAAACCT carries:
- a CDS encoding ROK family protein, with product MTNYVAIDIGGTNIKYGLIDQDGQLVESHEVATEAHKGGPHILQKTKAIVASYLEKGPVSGVAISSAGMVDPDKGEIFYAGPQIPNYAGTQFKKEIEESFNIPCEIENDVNCAGLAEAVSGSGKGAGITLCLTIGTGIGGCLIIDGQIFHGFSNSACEVGYMHMQDGAFQDLASTTALVEYVAKAHDEEVAHWNGRRIFKEATEGNKLCMEGIDRMVDYLGKGLANICYVANPEVVILGGGIMGQEAILKPKIRTALKDALVPSLAEKTRLEFARHQNTAGMLGAYYHFKTKQS
- a CDS encoding dihydrodipicolinate synthase family protein — protein: MSDLKKYEGVIPAFYACYDDAGEVSPERTRALVQYFIDKGVQGLYVNGSSGECIYQSVEDRKLILEEVMAVAKGKLTIIAHVACNNTKDSIELARHAESLGVDAIATIPPIYFRLPEYSVAKYWNDISAAAPNTDYVIYNIPQLAGVALTPSLYTEMLKNPRVIGVKNSSMPVQDIQTFVSLGGDDHIVFNGPDEQFLGGRLMGAKAGIGGTYGAMPELFLKLNQLIADKDLETARELQYAINAIIGKLTAAHGNMYGVIKEVLKINEGLNIGSVRSPLTPVTEEDRPVVEAAAALIRETKERFL
- a CDS encoding YesL family protein, with product MAHKGSGLIKAAFDTDNFLMRFCEKVLDIVTVNLLFVVSCLPIVTIGVAKISLYQTIFEVKSSRRVPVFKTYIRAFKQNLKLGLQLGLLELGIFLISVVDLSLFWSQTSLGFQLIKAICLGILIFLTLVMLASYPIAARYDLTWKEVLQKGLLLVSFNFVWFFLMFAIILLIMMLLYLSGFTLVLGGSAFLLFGFGLLAFCQAGLMEKLFAKYQAD
- a CDS encoding YhcH/YjgK/YiaL family protein, encoding MIFDDLKNISFYKGIHPNLDKAIDYLYEHRKDSFELGKYEIDGDKVFLVVQENVLNQEENDLFEHHKKYADLHLLVEGHEYSSYGSRIKDEAVAFDEASDIGFVHCHEQYPLLLGYHNFAVFFPGEPHQPNGYAGMEDKVRKYLFKILID